In Lolium rigidum isolate FL_2022 chromosome 7, APGP_CSIRO_Lrig_0.1, whole genome shotgun sequence, the DNA window accattcacaagcatagacataatagcatcaatcttatcactcaaggaggaggtttcttcaacagaatttaccttcttaccttgtggagctctttccgtgtgccattcagagtaatttatcatcatatcatcaagaagttttgttgccgcccccaaagtgatggacataaaggtacctccagcagctgaatccaataggttccgcgaagaaaaattcaatcctgcataaaaggtttggatgatcatccaagtagttagtccatgggttgggcaattctttaccaaagatttcattctctcccatgcttgagcaacatgttcattatctaattgcttaaaattcattatgctacttctcaaagatataattttagcgggaggataatatctaccaataaaagcatccttacatttagtccaagaatcaatactatttctaggcagagatagcaaccaatctttagctcttcctcttaaggagaaaggaaacaattttaattttataatgtcaccatctacatccttatacttttgcatttcacatagttcaacaaaattattaagatgggcagcagcatcatcgaactaacaccagaaaattgctctctcataacaagattcagtaaagcaggtttaatttcaaagaattctgctgtagtagcaggtggagcaataggtgtgcataggaaattattattatttgtgctagtgaagtcacacaacttagtattttcgggagtacccattttagcagtagtaaataaagcaaactagataaagtaaatgcaagtaactaattttttgtgtttttaatatggagagcaagacagtaaataaagtaaaactagcaactaatttttttgtgtttttgatatagagagcaaacaaagcagtaaataaaataaagtaaagcaagacaaaaacaaagtaaagagattggaagtggaagactccccttgcagcgtgtcttgatctccccggtaacggcgcccgaaatttagcttgttgacgcgtaaagcacacgcccgttgggaaccccaagtggaaggtgtgatgcgtacagcagcaagtttccctcagtaagaaaccaaggtttatcgaaccagtaggagtcaagaagcacgttgaaggttgatggcggcggagtgtagtgcggcgcaacaccagggattccggcgccaacgtggaactccgcacaacacaatcaaagtactttgccccaacgtaatgatgaggttgtcaatctcaccggcttgctgtaaacaaaggattagatgtatggtgtggatgatgatgattgtttgcgaagaacagtaaagaacaattgcagtagattgtatttcagatgtaaagaataggaccagggtccacagttcactagtggtgtctctcccataagataaacagatgttgggtgaacaaattacagttgggcaattgacaaataaagaaggcataacaatgcacatacatatatcatgatgagtactatgagatttaatcagggcattacgacaaagtacatagaccgctatccagcatgcatctatgcctaaaaagtccaccttcgaggttatcatccgaaccccttccagtattaagttgcaaacaacgagacaattgcattaagtatggtgtgtaatgtaatcaacacaaatatccttagacaaagcatcaatattttatccctagtggcaacgagcacatccacaaccttagaactttctcgtcatcgtcccgcatttaatggaggcatgaacccactatcgagcataaatactccctcttggagtcacaagtatcaacttggccagagcctctactagcaacggagagcatgcaagaacataaataacatatatgatagattgataatcaacttgacatagtattcaatattcatcggatcccaacaaacacaacatgtagcattacaagtagatgatcttgatcatgataggcagctcacaagatctaacatgatagcacaatgaggagaagacaaccatctagctactgctatggacccatagtccaggggtggactactcacacatcgatccggaggcgatcatggcgatgaagagacctccgggagatgattcccctctccgacagggtgccggaggcgatctcctgaatcccctgagatgggattggcggcggcggcgtctatgtaaggttttacgtatcgtggctctcggtaccgggggtttcgcgacgaaggctttaagtaggcggaagggcaggtcaggggcgtcacgaggggcccacacagtaggccggcgcggccagggcttgggccgcgccgccctgttgtgtggccacctcgtggccccacttcgtttcctctccggtcttctggaagcttcatggaaaaataggaccctgggcgttgatttcgtccaattccgagaatatttccttactaggatttctgaaaccaaaaacagacgagaaacaagaatcggctcttcggcatctcgtcaataggttagtgccggaaaatgcataataatgacatataatgtgtataaaacatgtgagtatcatcataaaagtagcatggaacataaaaaattatagatacgtttgggacgtatcaacctcACGGTGGGTGGCGGGCGTCGGTGCTGGAAACTGTGTCCTTCGGTCGCGTGGGCGGTGAGGGGACGGTGGGCGTGGGCGTGGGTGTGGTGTGGAGGTCTCCCCGTTGGGCCTCGGGCTCCAGATCTGAAGGTGACTACTCCTTTCTATGGTTGCTCGGTCCACCTCCTCGGCCTCAGATCTTGTTCTGGTGGCCAGTGGGTGTGGTGGCCAGAGGTGGATGGGTCGAGGGAAACCCTTGGCCGACAGTGGCGGCCACGACGTCGATGATGTTGTCGGTGccgttctccttcttgaaggcgacatCGAGGTCTATTCCCCCTACTTGACCTACCTATCTCGGGTGAAAGCCCAAAGCTTCGGTTTGGGCAGCGACGTTGTTCTGGCGTCGTTCCCTTTTAGGAGGCGCCACCTTGAGATAGCGGGGTGTGTGGACGAGCGCGGCGGTGGTTGGCTGCATCTTCGGTGTCTCCTCCCGACAGCTTGGTCCGGTGTGGTGGTTGGTGCTGCGAGCGGCGGTGATGTTTGTGGGTGGCGGCGTGGCGTGGAGAGTGCTCGGAGTTTTCCTCCCCGGCGGCAGGCTTCCATTGCCCATTCGTGCTCAGGGAAAGAGGTCTACCTCCGGACAGGTGCGGTGCCCTCCGATCCAGGGCAAGAAAGCAGGGAGCTTCCTTTCGGAGGTGGAAACGGATGGTGTTGGGGTGTTGCTTGGCCTCTGGAGGTTGACGATGGTGCGAACTTTCAATGGCGTTCTTCTTCACCAACTTTGCTTCCTCTACAACTGGACTGTAAGGCTGGACAATGGACACGAAGCTTAAGCtgctcttccttttctttttctttgtgtgtttgttgttttcctttcttgttagctatttTTTAGCTCTTTGTTGGCAATTAAGGCAGGACTACATCCTTCTGTTTAAAAAGAAAACGTCTTCTCGCTTCACTTTATGTGAGACCATGGAGCCACCACCCAAATATGTTACTCTCTCCATTCCAATGAAAAATAAGACGTCGTGTGTTTcatgtttttttataaaaaatattAATATAAAGATTGTTGCTATAAAATTAGGATCAGGAAGTGTTTTACAGTAAGAACCCGACGATACTAACTACAAACAATATAatcaaaattttattttttatttttttatatcaaAGTCCGTCTTAAAATACACGTGGACGTTGAGTGTGGAGTtttgtagtccaagctaattgtaCGAAACAGAGACAATAATGAATAACCTACGCCTATTTTGGTCGGGCCGCTGAAGGTGCCTCCTCATTTCGAAGATTTTTTATACTAGTACGATGTACTAGTGCAATGTGGTTGACTCTTTTTATTGTTGCATTGCATGCGCATGGTATACATTGAAATTCAGTTATTTTATCTTAAATCTCTGCTCGTTTAGCAGGAACCAAATGAAGGCACTAGGCACCTTTAATCCCACCCGGTTGCAAAGCGTACCGGAGCAGGAACGGAAGTGGAGTAGCTGAGAAGCAAAGGCAACGAAAATGGAAAATGTACCACAACTGTTGGCCACATGGGCTTCCATGATACCATGTTGCATCCCCCAGCGATCACATGCACGGAACAATAAACAAATCATCGGCAAAAGTAGTTTCTCCAATTCACGCTTAATAAATCTTCAACAAATCAACTACAACCATCGACCAGACACCGTTCGGAATCAAATCgaaaaataagaaaagaaaacttACATCAAGCGCACAAGAGAAAATTAATTAACCAAGGGAGGAGGAAGAAATTAACAAGAGAAAAATCTGACAAGAATTCAGCTCAAGATCTGAGCCAAACTGAGCTTAATTGTGCAATTGATCAGAGCATTCTAAGTAGCATCGCGGCTgcgccgacgacggcggcgaaggAAGCGACGCCCCGGCCGGCAGCAAGgggaacggcagcggcggacttGGAGGATGACTTGGAAGCCGGCGTGGGGGaggagtcggagtcggagtcggagtcggacgaggaagaggatgaggaggaggaggcggcggagcccTTCTTGACGGTGACGGCGAGCTTCATGCCGGAGTAGCAGTAGCCGTAGCTGCAGATGAAGAAGTAGTCCTTGGCCTCCTTGAGCTGGAAGGCGTAGCTGGTTCCCTTGTTGTGGCTGGTGATGGCGCTCTCCTTGTTGCAGTTGTCGTAGCCGACCTCGTCCACCTGCACCACGTCTGACCGACCGTTCTGGTACTGGAACACTGCATGCAGCCAATGGCTCAGTTAGCTTCCGACATCCATCAATGGCGGGAGCGGGACAGAGCAGATCAGGAGGGACGGAAGAAGGAATGCGTGAGCTTACGGAGCCAGTCGCCCTTGTAGAAGGGCTTGTGCTTCTTGACCCAGGCGGTGTAGTCCACCTTGGGGTTCCACCCCTTCTCGTCGCCCACCGTGTAgttggtcgccaccgccgccgacggCAGGAGCGCCAGCACGGCCAGCACCAAAACGGCGAGcaccggcagcagcagcagcatcccGCTCCCTCCTCGCATCTTCAGTCAGGGGGCACTGCTCCCGATCTAGATTGCTGGACGATGTGGGATGGGCGTGAGCTGGACTTGACTCGGAGCAGTCTAGAAGTAGTAGCAGTTGAGAGTGAGTGAGACGACCTACGTGAGGTTGTTGGTGGTTCGGggtgaagatgaagaaggggaccgTCCGTCGGTGTCTTGTCTGTCACGGTGGTGTGTACTACTGTCTGAATGATTTCACCAAGAATGACCTTCAGGTAGAAGATCTGGTGGTAATTTCTTCCTGTTAGAAAGTGGAGCACGATAGAGGCGGCTTGCCTGACTGCACATAAATCTACCCGCAGAGCACTACTGATTTAGTGATTTATCAATCAATCGCTcagttttagagcatctccactcgtctccccgactaggCCCTCGAGTGACGTTTTTTCCattcggacggcgtaattcggcccagtcgcacccccggttcctcgttttcgtccggatttgggcctaaattcatccggcgatcccacgccatcccagcccccccggggagcggtcggggactccggacgaaatgaaagcgcgcgaaacgtcgaggaaacttcccgcgcgtctggtggccccaacttgtcggcgagagaccacgatcgtcgtcctcatcgcatcgtcttccgcgcgccgtaaagcctcgccgccggtcagcattcgccggccgcgtagcttccacgcggcgagttaatgtcgttgcctcggtatcacgcgcgcatacctctatttatcgccgaactaccgcgtctgccccgcattcacctctcctctctctcgcatTCCACCAAATCTTCCCCCAAACTCGaagaggtagcaatggcgaacgacggtgcggccaagaacagcttcggccgccgctctctccaccaatgggagggacggctcctccacgcggcgggctacccggcgccgccggacttccgcgcaccgGGGATGGAGGCCGAGCGCGGCGGCGtgtcgatcccgccgccgccaacggacGGTGGGGGGCGCACTCGAAACGGCGATCAACGAGGTGCTCGCCACTCTCGGTGACGAGCGGCGCGCGGATCCgcgtttcttccccgacaaccacgaatcgtggatcgcgttcttccggcgcGGTGTATGAACGCGAAATCCGGagtacgacggccctcctcctcctccggcaaggaataacgccgccggccgccgccgatggtggagcgcgcctgacCGCACCCTCgcaaatgtgctcgcgcacatcgaggacgggaactcccccgtcctagggatgccgccgccggtggcgcctatcgtgtcgcgccggcacggtagttcctggatgccgaggaggatggtgtcatcctcctcctcgtctggctcgcggtcggcgtccaggtccggtGGGTCGACGCCGGCCACTGTCAAGCAGGAGTGGGCGACCGTCAAGAAGGAaccggcgtcgccaccgccgaccagagggcgcagcagcggcggcgccctcgtcatccgcgaccagccttccgctccacagagcggccggaagaagacgaagaaagaggccgccgcaaaccagctcgccgaggaggaggcgaagcgcgcggaggacgccgcgatggcggaggcgatagccaggtcgctgaaggacatggaggaggagaagcgcgcagaCGACGCCACACTGGACTGgtccaggcgcgactgggagcgccaggaggcggagctgcagcggcggcggctgctggatctggccgccgcgcgtcaactcgccgctcgcgccgccgcaccatccgccgctaggaacgccgcgcccagggaggtggtgaagctcgaggagagcagcgacgacgacatgtaccttccgtcgccgccacgcaccggcgacgctggccagggcacgagccgctggtacgaggctccgctgccccaggacaacgccggctcgagcgacgacgatgacggcggcgactacacgtccttctaccgccatttcggcatgtagtaggccgctatttagtttaagtttagtttgccaatcgccgaattcaaatatatgtacgaattcggcctatttatgcaCGAACtctgttaaatatcattaaaattcgcttatgtttgaatgaactcgccaattttgtctgaattcgccgaaGTCCGTTACATCCATCCTGGACTCGCGGCTGGGAAGATGGGCCTCCCCAgaccaaattttcctccaatccagacgacaatatcgccggatttggacgtgggagcccaaacggctggagatgctcttacagccGAGGTAAGAGCATTTCTGTTCCCGGAAGTGGCGATACCTCAGGTCTGCATTTATCATTTCATTCTTGGCATGGCAATTGATCTTATTAGGTACTCGTATAATCATTGTGTAGTTATGGCACAGGAGCTCAGACATGTATGTGGTGGAGTATGGTTTATAGGATCCTCATATGGGTCCTGCATCATTGTTCATTCTAGGTCCGATTTCTGTTACAAGCAACCGTTTTATTCCTCATAATTGGGTATTAGTATAAGCAAGGACTTTCAAGTTGCCTTTGCAGGGAAGCAAAGGGCTTTTGTCAGCACATGGTGGTTGAGAAATATGATATTCCCCATTCAAATTTAAAAAGAATGCTAAATGCAACTTTCCTGGAAAGAAAAACAGTTTGTTGCAACTAACGAAGAGGAATAGACCAAATAGTGCATAAAAGATTGACATAGATATCCTAAAAACAAATCCAACTTTAAGCTGCCAATggaagcttttgtaacaaataggAGCTGTAGTGAGTGTGGCATTTGgtagctcgggctacatgtagccctttttaaaaaaatcgaaaatggcATTTTATAGTTTCCAAAAATTAGGAATAAAAATTCTATAGGTAGATAATAATGTACTCTACGACTGTGAAAAAAACGCAATACGAAAGACTCAGTATTTTGGGACGTGCAAAATTCACAAATTCATAGATCTGAAAATGTGGATTTTGAAACCTCCACCATTTATCAGAATTTGTAATTTTTGTGTAGCCTCTAATATAACTTACTTCATCCTGAAAATTTGCACCGTGATAgagtacatcattggctacattatgatttttttcagattttttttaaactTTAAATATTCAATTTGAATTTTATAAAAAAACCATGAGATGtgtagctcgggctacacttTGAGTTTTCCGAGCAGTAGTAAGTTATCTAAGGATGTTTAACGTTGTGCACTAAACAATACGTATGGGGAATACTTTACGATAATCCAACTAACTTTTTAACTCATTTTACCATTGTTTTATCCTTAAAGTGCAGTCAATTAAATGTAAGATACAGTTGCACTAGATTACAAGTCATACAAAGTTACAAACTATAGTAGTGCTTTCACTTGTGTCAAGTTTCAAAAAATAATAAGAACAAGCTTCATCTCCATTTCAACAAATTCAGTTCATCGCTGTTTCACAACTTCTATATCAGAGTTAAACCAAAAGTCTTTTAGTTCCATCTTTATGGGTAGTGGAGCAAGAGTTTTCCTTCTTATGAGACAAATCGATATAAATGCACGTGGTATCTATGTGAATTGTTAACCCCGAAATAATGGTACAACCATGAAAACTTGTAAGTTTTGTTCCATGATTATTCATACAAAATTGGGACATTTCTTCGGAACTTGGTTGAGCTTTATTAACATGGAAACGAGAGGAAATTAACCCATTCAAGGAGAGACGACTCAGAGACATCCATTTTACCCCGAAAAGTATCATGGAAAATAAAGAGGCGTGGCCTAGGTGCCGACCTTGTTTAATGTGGCAGATAATAACGGAGATTGAAATTGATGCATATTTGATACATAGAAGTTTCGTGGGCCGCCATGTGTTAGCTTATCCGCTCCATGCATTGTGGAGGAGTTTGTTAAAGTGAGCAGTAGTCATCGTGGACATGCTCTCCAAAACCCTTATTGTCCTCTTCCGATGCAGGATTGCAATAGGCGTAATTCCGGAAGCATGCACCCGTGCATTGTGCACATAGTCATCGGGAGGGAGACGACGTCATAGCAACACAATGAAAGGAACTATGTTAGTGGTGCATGTGCGAGAAGGAGAAGCAGTTGCGACCTGTTGCGCGATGGTTAATTAGGGTTCCCCTTCTCCTCTTTATATTGATGGAAAAATGAATTCTTATATAGCTAGCGCAGTGTTAGCCCAAAAAATGGTGGAGGCATTAAAACTTGTCTTGTCAAGTAAGTTGGTTTATGACTATTTGGACAAGCTAGTGTCAATTTCTCGAAATTTGTCCAATTGTTTCATTAGTAGATAAGACTATGAGGCACTCAGAGATAGTGAGCTTACCCTAGGaaagaagagaaaagaaaaaatagacaTACTATTAGACCATCTACAATGCAAGAGGATTAGAGAAGTGCTTACAAAAATAACTAAAAAAAAGTTAGACACCAATGATTAATTCTATTGGAGTGGTGCCTGGTTAATAATTTGCCTACTATAAGTAGGCATTAATGCTAAAGTAAATAAATTAAATTTTATCTAAACACTTCTTTAAACATCTTGCATTGTATCGTGCCCTTAGCTGGAAATGAGATAGAGATCTCgtcttttgaaaaaaaaaaaaaggaaaaacgaaaCAAGGGGAGAGAAAACAGAGAGGAGGACCATGTAAGGAGATTCCAGGCCATCTGCTCCTTTATTACCGACAATGCAACTCGAGTCCAGCAGTAGACACTCAAGTTGATCGTGCAGCTTTATCGGTCTCTNNNNNNNNNNNNNNNNNNNNNNNNNNNNNNNNNNNNNNNNNNNNNNNNNNNNNNNNNNNNNNNNNNNNNNNNNNNNNNNNNNNNNNNNNNNNNNNNNNNNCaacgaacccatatcgtcgggttaggcccataggcgacgaaaaataccccttagcggatgattttgagacgttgtctatcagaacttttcttgtagtgtgtggggccgcgtcgtgtgggcccgcgtcgcgtggggctggtggaaagggaccgcgtgggacaggacgagaagcgtttggttgcacgtgagcaggagctgggttctgtctctctcgaccccaaattggcattattaagtgcaccttttccccctctttctctctgtccttttcaccaaattagtataaaatctagagaagcttgcatttctgactttcttcaattatttgtgccttttggccctcgttgtttgcccaatatggcagcaaatctagtactccctacgggtccatatgtatgtagttaaatctagaagcaaatctccaggataatgtacgataaattcacagtcatagtaaatcaagaaaactaagtacggccaacaaaatatagtagactagggatagataatccctagataatatggatagataataagttgcatacacagcagccaacatagtaacaggttcttcacagcaccatcatactaaaataacaacaagggatccctagctaacaacaaagggatcccaacaacaaactaggaggcagcagcagcagcacacgtccaggactctgcCTACCCCAtgcggctctgcctccacttgttgctcttgctccccttgggagccttgggcttgagcggaggcatgcgcccgcggagatctccacccgcctgcAAGGcgaggaggtgcatgccgagcgccctgtgcttggcgcggaaggagtggacgttcaccgtcgtgccgaccttggggaaggtggtgctgatgttctcggcatgcgtgacgaggcggttgaagtccgtggcaccgagtctcctggtgcgaaggggcacctgtagacctccttggcgaagtaggagatgtctcggccgacctgcagcctccgcagcacctggcgagtcttgacgtcctactcctcttcgtcgctgccgacgtcgctgccagacatctgatccatatcaaacagaaactagtgaatgagttgcaaggatgactaacgtgcatgataacaaagttaagaaaaacagagtcaacctcagttagagtggacatgattatatatctacagggaaggtgttagcgaactaaagctcatgcacaacagatttgtacacagcaatggttcgctgaaccctccctgtaaaaatttatcccaaccattcatcataggcaaagaaacagattctagatctgaactagatctgaacttgaacacattccagattatttgcaaaattaaacggttgatatcttttgattagtgcataaaataactgattgagatcccatgattacttgcataaattaactgattgagatccaatattacttgcataaattaaccgaacagccgaaccccaaatcttaaacgaaatcaagaagtgatcaaaacaaaatggaataaaatcggcgcaaatattagcccaatactcatccatctacagatccatctacaccggcaaaaatagggttcaaaaaggaatggggaacaaaaaggaagcaaaccgtagttacctcgttccatgggtcctccagggaggtgtcgtaggggttcgggggcgggacgtacggcacggggtcgtaggggtcccatcccgccgggatctgactgccaccggcggcagcagcctccgatgcaccggcgacggcagcggcggcgacgtccatagaggggacggcgccgaagatggaggcgtcgcactTCGAGcctacctcgacgatgggattggcattctccttgtccatctctccggcggaggaagaggaagagggagagggagagggttttttgctttggagaagatgatgggacgtgagagagttggcgatgcgtgagcgagtgagagtgacagagagagtgcgaggaggcgtctataaaggcgaggggtggttaatgcgacccgcgtcctacgcgtgcacgggtgcacgtacgcacgtcttggacttacgcaacgcgacacgcgtccacgattgcacgtctcgacttctccaccgcgacccgcgtctacgcgtcaacaattgcacgtgtcctcgagtctaaccctggaaatttagatatactccggtataccctcgagtcttatactagcattttttgtgtgctcaattttcccctcgagtgctaatactggctagtgcaatatactcagttttaccctcaagtggctggtcaacgagagagtcaacaaatgggattaactagttaaatgagtcatttaatgtgcaaaaaaatccgaaaaagagtggcacttactcatggagtctttaccacaaattgccacttctcaaatcatagataaatcatagataaatcaagttttaccacaaattgccacttctcaaatcacctagtagctatgaaggtgcatggtttttccacaataagcccttcccaaaacagcttccctcaaatcatactttgtctaaatgaggccacaattctcacactgatgtatattggtattgcaaatagtttgaggtaggccaagatgggtttcattgtacaaaacacacattttccattttttaaatctcatatttgaatcccttagtctatttactactcgggtgcccttggtttcttgatagtactcggtttttccctctctcttcacaaattctcgcggacgTGCAACATCGCCACGATTGGTCtatcccatgtcacgcggatcgtgctcgccgaccgttgatcgtatgatatagggaacggacaggataacccctctctctctgttggcggttaattagcttccaccctctaagtatgctgaagggcggttttatgtattatttttcacgcgctaaaaattataaactcttttaggcgttatttttcacgcaaaaaatgataaaccatcaccaatttgttgttgccattacttttcacgcaaaaaatgataaaccatcaccgatttgttgttgccattacttttcacgcaaaaaaagataaaccatcaacaatttgttgtagccatta includes these proteins:
- the LOC124672314 gene encoding mavicyanin-like, giving the protein MRGGSGMLLLLPVLAVLVLAVLALLPSAAVATNYTVGDEKGWNPKVDYTAWVKKHKPFYKGDWLLFQYQNGRSDVVQVDEVGYDNCNKESAITSHNKGTSYAFQLKEAKDYFFICSYGYCYSGMKLAVTVKKGSAASSSSSSSSSDSDSDSDSSPTPASKSSSKSAAAVPLAAGRGVASFAAVVGAAAMLLRML